In Candidatus Margulisiibacteriota bacterium, a genomic segment contains:
- a CDS encoding endonuclease/exonuclease/phosphatase family protein yields MKYSLMLYNIRYGTGRGWKFHAPFPFSGFFRRTRHNIGKISTFINEVNPDIVGLIEVDGGSYRHYGENQAECVAKKLGYKFNYNSKYRQGSRTGMIPLMTNQGNSFLTKQKIKSTKLHYFDKGVKRLVVELELEDVVIFLVHLSLFYKNRQRQLASLLKIVETASKPVIVAGDFNMFRGEGEIKEFLDLSGLKNMNTKKQLTYPSKKPAKQLDFMLHSPQIKVNFFKVCKEALFSDHLPLCCEFEVNYS; encoded by the coding sequence ATGAAATATAGTTTAATGCTTTATAATATTCGTTATGGAACAGGCCGTGGATGGAAGTTTCATGCACCTTTTCCTTTTAGTGGGTTTTTTAGACGAACTCGCCACAATATTGGTAAGATTTCTACATTCATAAATGAAGTGAATCCAGACATTGTCGGGTTGATAGAAGTAGACGGAGGTTCTTATCGTCATTATGGTGAGAATCAGGCAGAATGTGTTGCAAAAAAATTAGGATATAAATTTAACTACAATTCAAAATATCGCCAGGGTTCTAGAACTGGCATGATTCCTCTAATGACTAATCAGGGGAATTCTTTCCTGACAAAACAGAAAATCAAAAGCACAAAGTTGCATTATTTTGATAAAGGCGTAAAACGACTCGTTGTGGAATTGGAATTAGAGGATGTTGTGATATTTTTAGTGCACTTATCTTTATTTTATAAAAATAGGCAACGACAGTTAGCTAGTTTATTGAAAATAGTAGAAACAGCCAGCAAGCCAGTTATTGTAGCAGGTGATTTTAATATGTTCAGAGGTGAAGGCGAGATAAAGGAATTTCTGGATTTATCAGGATTAAAGAATATGAATACGAAGAAGCAGTTGACTTACCCGAGCAAGAAACCAGCGAAGCAGCTAGATTTCATGCTACACAGCCCACAAATAAAAGTCAATTTTTTTAAGGTTTGCAAGGAAGCATTATTCTCGGACCATTTACCACTATGCTGTGAATTTGAGGTTAATTACAGCTAA